A window of Nicotiana tabacum cultivar K326 chromosome 24, ASM71507v2, whole genome shotgun sequence contains these coding sequences:
- the LOC107778802 gene encoding piriformospora indica-insensitive protein 2-like, which translates to MRSFKNLSLFVFGLLLLLYFGVWCNGDSENMAAPMEKNEINALYSAIQGFVGKWWNGSDLYPDPCGWTPIQGVSCDLFDGFWYVTDLNIGPIHDNSLSCAPNVEFSPNLFTLKHLKSLSFFNCFVSRHHHPISIPTESWEFLANSLESLEFRSNPGLIGQIPTTFGRLKKLRSLVLVENGLSGELPTNLGNLVNLRRLVVTGNKLSGKIPDSFGGFSQLLICDLSRNSLSGFLPSALFGGLVSLLKLDLSNNKLEGKIPEEVAKLKNLTLLDLSNNKLSGGLTKSIQEMTSLEELVLSKNSIGGDMEILDWHNLRKLTVLDLSNMNLTGGIPESIADLKRLRFLGFNDNKLKGYVPKSLANLANVSAIYLYGNNLTGELQFSELFYGKMGRRFGAWDNPNLCYPFSLMSTSYVPFGVKPCEQEVNFVKGANLAKSKLVNGNVIQNSHSMASLNYDGIWRSFLVELFMVILLMSFCP; encoded by the exons ATGAGGAGTTTCAAGAATTTGAGTTTGTTTGTGTTTGGTTTGTTGTTGCTTCTTTATTTTGGTGTGTGGTGCAATGGTGATAGTGAAAATATGGCAGCTCCAATGGAGAAAAATGAGATAAATGCTCTTTACTCTGCTATTCAAGGATTTGTTGGTAAATGGTGGAATGGTTCAGATCTCTATCCAGATCCTTGTGGTTGGACTCCTATACAG GGTGTATCTTGTGACTTGTTTGATGGTTTTTGGTATGTTACTGACTTAAACATTGGACCTATACATGATAATTCCCTAAGTTGTGCACCAAATGTGGAATTTAGTCCCAATCTATTTACACTAAAGCACCTCAAATCCCTCTCATTCTTCAATTGTTTCGTTTCGCGACACCACCATCCAATTTCAATCCCTACAGAGAGCTGGGAATTTCTTGCTAATAGTTTGGAGTCACTCGAATTTCGGTCAAATCCTGGTCTTATTGGTCAAATTCCCACAACATTTGGAAGGTTAAAAAAGCTCCGATCTTTAGTACTAGTAGAAAATGGATTATCTGGTGAATTGCCTACAAATCTTGGGAATTTAGTGAACTTGAGAAGGCTAGTTGTTACTGGAAATAAGCTTAGTGGCAAAATCCCAGATAGTTTTGGAGGGTTCAGTCAACTTTTGATATGTGATTTAAGTAGAAATTCACTATCTGGTTTCTTGCCTTCTGCATTATTTGGAGGGTTGGTTTCACTTTTGAAGCTTGATTTGAGTAACAACAAATTAGAAGGCAAAATCCCAGAAGAGGTAGCAAAATTGAAGAATTTGACACTTTTGGACCTTAGTAATAACAAGTTATCAGGTGGATTGACTAAGTCAATTCAAGAAATGACATCTTTGGAAGAGTTAGTCTTGTCAAAAAATTCAATAGGTGGAGATATGGAGATTCTTGATTGGCATAACTTGAGAAAGTTAACAGTTTTGGATCTGTCCAATATGAATTTGACAGGTGGAATTCCAGAGTCTATAGCAGACCTAAAAAGGCTAAGATTTTTGGGTTTTAATGATAATAAGCTTAAAGGGTATGTGCCAAAAAGTCTTGCAAATCTGGCCAATGTAAGTGCCATTTACTTATATGGTAATAATTTGACAGGTGAACTTCAATTCTCTGAATTATTTTATGGGAAAATGGGAAGGAGATTTGGTGCATGGGACAATCCAAATCTTTGTTACCCTTTTAGTTTGATGTCAACAAGTTATGTTCCATTTGGGGTAAAACCATGTGAGCAAGAGGTCAATTTTGTTAAAGGGGCTAATCTTGCAAAGTCCAAGTTGGTAAATGGGAATGTGATTCAGAATTCTCATTCTATGGCATCTTTGAATTATGATGGGATTTGGAGAAGTTTTCTAGTTGAACTATTTATGGTAATTTTACTAATGAGCTTTTGCCCCTGA